The genomic window TCTCATCAAAGGCTTCAGGGATACTGTAGGATTTTTCACGATAATTCCTGTGAGGGATGGTGATTTTTTTGGCGCTGCCGATCATGCGTATCTTCTTCCAGTACTGGGAGTACTTATAGCAGCTATATGCTCCCTCTTTGCAGTCATCAGCTTCTACCTCTTCCCGCCTGCTGTTACAGGTATGATCGTACTCCTCGTGGCACTTCTGATCACAGGCTTCAACAATATCGATGGACTTGCAGATGTCGCAGATGGCATGATGGCACATGGAAACAGCGAGCGCCGACGATCCGCGATGAAAGATACAAGACTTGGAATAAGCGGTCTTGTAATCTGTATATTTATGATCGGGCTTGCTGGAACCGCCTTGGCAGAACTTGCAGGCGCGGGCATCCTGATCCTTCTGAAAGCAATATTTTTATCTGAGCTGGGTAGCAAGTACGCGATGCTTCTCACCTCCTTTGCCGGGAAGCCAACCTATGACGGGCTTGGCGCAGTCTTTTTTGAACATGTTGGAAACCTCCAGATCGTGATCGGAAGCATTTTAACAATTCTTTTTGGAATCCTTGCAGGCAAGATAGCAGTTGCGCTTCTGCTCGTTATTCCTGTGGTGGGGGTTGTTTTCATCCTTACCGGGCGCGCTTTTGATGGGATCTCAGGAGACGTTATAGGTGCGTGTGGGGAGATTTCAAGGGTCGTTGTTTTGCTTGGAGTTCTTGCATATCATTTTTAGCTTTTTTATCCTGTAAACTTCTGGGTCGACGCAATGCTTTTATACTTTCACATGGAGAGATGTATAACCTCACTTTGTGAGTTTAGATACGAGGTGTTAAATAGATGAATTTTGATGCGCCTTCGGGCGGATATGGAAGAAGTGCCCCTATAGACGAGGGTGATGTGCTCGATGTAAAAATTGAGTCGATCGGTCGTGAAGGGGATGGAATAGCAAAAATTGAAGGTTTTGTGGTTTTTGTACCGCAAACAAAGATTGGAGATGAAGTACAGGTTCGCATTAACAAGGTGACCGCAAAAGTGGCATTTGGAGAAGTCGTTGAGTAGAGCTATTCTCATACCAGTCTGAATTTTTTAATTAATTTTACTTTTTACTTATTAATTTTATTATTTTCCTCTCAAACTAACTAACAGTATTTTGAATAATCGATGATTGAATACTCAATGAGATTCTTTGCTCGGGGGGTTCACACATTCCTCGTACGCCCCTCCAACAACTTCTCTGATCTTTTTTGCTGTAACATCACCAATCCGCTCAACCCTGACAAGCTCATCCTCTGGCGCATTTATCACATTCTGAACAGATCCAAAGTGTTTCAAGAGGTTTCTTGCCGATACAGGGCCAATATTAGAGATTGATGAGATCACATATTCCTGTTCTTCTCTCAGGTTTCGGGATGACTTCTTTGAATGTGGGCTGAATGGTCGTCTCAATCCATCCTGCTCACGTTTTGCAATTTTTCTGATAATTTCTGCTGTGTCCTCACCATTACTGGTGTAGAGAATGGGGATCGCAAAATCAACCGCAATTGAGATCAGAGCACCTTTCACAACATTCTCAGATACTCTGTCTGTATAAAGTCCATCTCCTTCTATTATCAGAATTGGCCGCTCATACTCTCGCCTTAGGTTTTTTAACTGTTCAAAGAGGTTTCGCTCACCATCTGTGAGTGAGCTTACAAAGTCTTCAACACTCTTACGCTCAATACAGACACGTTCACTCACAACGTAATCTCCAACATCGATATTTTTAAATTTCAAATCGCAACCAATCTTTTCAAGCGATTTTACAACCTTCGATCGTGATT from Candidatus Syntrophoarchaeum caldarius includes these protein-coding regions:
- a CDS encoding Cobalamin (vitamin B12) biosynthesis CobS, cobalamin-5-phosphate synthase; this translates as MGLIKGFRDTVGFFTIIPVRDGDFFGAADHAYLLPVLGVLIAAICSLFAVISFYLFPPAVTGMIVLLVALLITGFNNIDGLADVADGMMAHGNSERRRSAMKDTRLGISGLVICIFMIGLAGTALAELAGAGILILLKAIFLSELGSKYAMLLTSFAGKPTYDGLGAVFFEHVGNLQIVIGSILTILFGILAGKIAVALLLVIPVVGVVFILTGRAFDGISGDVIGACGEISRVVVLLGVLAYHF
- a CDS encoding Deoxyribonuclease/rho motif-related TRAM domain protein; this encodes MNFDAPSGGYGRSAPIDEGDVLDVKIESIGREGDGIAKIEGFVVFVPQTKIGDEVQVRINKVTAKVAFGEVVE